A genome region from Arachis duranensis cultivar V14167 chromosome 8, aradu.V14167.gnm2.J7QH, whole genome shotgun sequence includes the following:
- the LOC127741271 gene encoding kirola-like, giving the protein MRYAFIFLLALVVEQILSPLLDHNVNYVARLVILFEIVIPDGKVTTSKETIESIDEKNKIVIFKLFDGDIDQRYKAFKVIFQVIEHNNGSGSAKWTVEYEKVNDDVEAPYGYMEYFDKFTKDIDAHLLNA; this is encoded by the exons ATGAGATatgctttcatttttcttttagcaTTAGTGGTGGAACAAATTCTTTCACCTCTACTCGACCACAATGTTAATTATGTGGCAAGATTGGTCATTTTGTTTGAAATTGTTATCCCAG ACGGTAAAGTAACTACATCCAAAGAGACTATTGAAAGCATTGATGAGAAGAACAAGATAGTCATATTCAAACTCTTTGATGGAGATATCGATCAACGCTACAAGGCCTTCAAGGTTATTTTTCAAGTAATTGAGCACAATAATGGAAGTGGTTCGGCTAAATGGACCGTTGAATATGAGAAGGTCAATGATGATGTTGAAGCTCCATATGGCTACATGGAATACTTTGACAAATTTACTAAAGATATAGATGCTCATCTCCTCAATGCATAA
- the LOC107462809 gene encoding MLP-like protein 34 has protein sequence MALTGKLSTESAIQSPASKFFDLLAKKLHHVQNVCERVHAGKLHEGDDWHSVGGSVKHWTYVIDGKVITSKETIESIDEQNKTVIFKLFNGDIDQRYKAFKIIFQVIENNNGGGSAKWTVEYEKVNDDVEAPYGYMEYFDKCRKEMDAHLLQA, from the exons aTGGCACTAACTGGTAAGCTTAGCACTGAAAGTGCAATCCAATCACCAGCTTCAAAGTTCTTTGACCTCTTGGCAAAGAAACTCCACCATGTTCAAAACGTGTGTGAAAGAGTGCATGCTGGCAAGCTCCATGAAGGTGATGACTGGCACAGCGTCGGTGGTTCGGTCAAACACTGGACTTATGTCATAG ATGGTAAAGTAATTACATCTAAAGAGACTATTGAAAGTATTGATGAACAGAACAAGACAGTCATATTCAAACTCTTTAATGGAGATATCGATCAACGTTACAAGGCCTTTAAGATTATTTTTCAAGTGATTGAGAACAATAATGGAGGTGGTTCGGCTAAATGGACCGTTGAATATGAGAAGGTCAATGATGATGTTGAAGCTCCGTATGGCTACATGGAATACTTTGACAAGTGTAGAAAAGAAATGGATGCTCATCTTCTCCAGGCATAA